One Epinephelus fuscoguttatus linkage group LG16, E.fuscoguttatus.final_Chr_v1 genomic window, CGGCTGGCTAAAAAACAAGCGGACGTTTAGCTAGTCGCCGGAGTTGAAAGGTAACAGTGTGTGCTGCTATTCTTTTGTACTCACGACGATTTTTAAACCTCAATGTATGTATTCACATGTTTGTGTTAAATTACTTAACCCCTTTTAAAACGCGAAATTGTTAGCATTTGATGCAGTAAGTGTGAAATGTAAACAGGGGGACTAGCGTTAGCATAGTTTAGCAGTGTTGAAGCTAACGGCTAACTTTATAGTAACTTTACAAGCAGGAGCAGGCCTAGCTAGGGTTAACAAACGTAGGTAAGTTAACCGTCCTGTAAGTTGGACTTTAGGTAATGCAATTGAGTCAAAGTTTTACTAAAGTTAATGCAAGTTGCTCTAGCTTCTTACAGCATTGCACATATACCACCGATAATGTTATTTGTACGCTTTGCTGCTCGAGCTAACAAGCTAGCTATGCGAACTTGGTGTGCTATCAACCAATAGTTCACACATAATTTATGAGCTAGTGCCAAGCTAATTAATGCACTCTTGCCGGTGTGATTGTGGGGGAATACTTCTACTGAAATGCTGTACTATGCTGCGCCTTGAGCCTTATATTTACCATTATCTGTCAGGCAGTAGTTGAGCTATGTGTTGCCTGACGTTTGCACAATTTACTTGACGCTTGAGTGATGTGTTAGCCTAAATGTTGTCTCCTTCTATTCACAGGGAATATGTAACATAAAGCCACCGACATGACATCCAGGTTCGGTAAAACATACAACCGCAAGGGAGGGGAGGCTAATTCGAAATTTGACGAGGTCTTCTCCAATAAAAAGCCCACATTGACCACCAAATGGGGGGAGACCACCTACAAGGCTCAGCTGGGGGGCAAAAGGCCTGTTTTAAAACCTGATGTGTCTGAGCTGTCCAAAAGGCCAAGGCTTGAggacagtgacagtgacgaAGACCCTTTTGGGTTTGACAGTGATGATGAGTTGAAGACAGAAGCCTCTCACAGCGTGTCCCCATCAACAGTCAATGAAGGGGCTGTGGCAAAGACAGCTGCAGTGCAAGGTGGTGGGACAGCCACTGTTGTTACTTCTGCTCCAGCCTCTGCAAGCTCAACAGCCACTTTCACAAGTAAGTAATCAAAACATAAACCACAGCAACCTACTCAGATTGTCTTGAGAATCAATTGTCTGCAGTGTACATGTCATcccattatttatttccatCTGTTTATTTAATTGATAGAGTCTGCCAGCCCTTTTGTTGCAGTGTCAGCTGACTGTGTAACCGTCTGTCATTTTCTTCTCCATTCACAGCTAAGCAAACATCAGAAGAGATGGCTGTTAAGAATAACCAGTCCTGGTACAAAAGTACATCAGATAGCGACCAGAAACCTGCATGCAAGCCATCTTTGTCAAATACAGCCCCCTCTAATAATCAGAACTTCTCAGTGCCCCAGAAGCCCATCTTCTCCTCTCCTAATATAGCCACCTCCCTTAAACTGTCCACTGATGCACCAGGTGGTAGCAGAGACTTCCAAACCTCTTCCTCTTATGATGGACTGCCGTCAGAAGAAATGACAAGTACTGATCTGGAGCCTCCCACAGAGCCTCCACCAGAACCAGTGGACAACATTCCCCCTTCCCCATTTACCCTAAGGGCCTCAAACTGCAAGAAATACGTGCGACCCTCCAGGTCTAACAAAACGTCCTCTGAACCTGCTGAAAACGACAGCAACAAGCCCACTGAAACAGTGAGTGCCCAAGATAAACCCAACAGTGTCCTTTCTGCTAGCGCAAGTAGTACTGCTGCCAATGCCAAGCCCGCAGCCAAGCCCGCAGGCAGGGGTGGCGGGAGGGTACGGGACTACACAGTTCTGCACccttcctgtctgtcagtgtgcaATGTCACCATCCAGGACTCAATCGAGCGGAGCATTGATGAACTGGTCACCCCAGCTGCCCCTGCTGACCTTGGAGAAGCAGGCCAGATGAAGAAGAAGTCAGACGCTCCCCCACCCAAACCTACAAGGTAAGTTGGCTTCAGAATCTCTTCATCAAAGACTGTAGTCACTCATGCTTTCGTAATTATCGGAATGGGTGATGTGAGCAAAAATAATATCCCAACATTTTCTTACAGTTTGACAACACTGATTTGTTAGTTAATTAATTAGTGCTATTCAGCTTCCATAAATGTCGTGTCATGTGTGAGTCATTCAGGATTTTGCATTTGTGAAGTATTGAGATTTGTACCTTGCATACAAAGTGAAATGAGTCAGCCACAAATAATTAACATCACTTCTGGATTgctcttcacacacactttacagcAGTGTGGCTTTGAACACGCTGTCTTCATCTTGACTGGATTCACCAGTAGGACTGAATTGTGTGAAATATAATGTTTTCAGCCGCTGAGTAGTGAAATGCACACTGACTGTATAATAGGAATAGGCCTTAATATCGATGTCTGAAAAGGAAACATTCTGACTATAAGCTACATAATCAAGCATCGCAATTTCATACAGTCTTTGCATGGACAAAATGAAGTTGAACTTGAAGTGGTATTTAAGTAATATTACAGTGCTGCAAGGCTTTTTATTCCAAAGGCCCGTCATGTACTTGGAGGTGTTACTAGCTGCTGAAGTCTAAGTTGTTACTTCATGGTAATTTGAAATTGAATGCAAGTTTGAGATCTGTAACCGTTTTTAAGTgcatgggtttttttgtgtgagaCCCATTAACAGCCTATGACCAAGACCTAAATCTAAAACGATACTCAAGTTGCAGAATATAGCACAAATGTATACTCCATATGTCTAGATGGATATCTTAAAATCAGTATCATTGCATACAATGTCACATCACCCACCCTGACTGAATTTACGGAAATAATtacaaataatcattttcagtttgactGTCTAGGCCAGCTCTTTGGACACACAGTCATTTGTGTAGCATGTGTGGTCTCTTACAGTTTTATCATGCATTATGTTTTAGTGGTTTCTAGTGAAGATAACACTGTGGTGTCTTCTTTGTGTTCAACTTTAAGAGGTTTTCTGTTCATTGAGTTGTACCAAATTCTGAGCCCCTATTTCTGAATCCTGTTTTCTTTTGATATGTTTAGCTTCAATGGGTTTTGCTTGTCCTGCTCCAAATCTCCCCTCTTTCCTAcaatctcagtaaaaaacatcacaaacaaataagaaacaaatcCTCTCACTTTATCTCCCCAGGTTCAGACCCACCCAGACAAAGACCAAGAAGACCAAGACTGAGACCAAGCTAGAGTTTTTTGGCTTTGAGGACAAAGAGGACCAGGGGGACGAGGAGGGCCAAGAAGCTGGCATGGCAGGCAAGAGTAGCTACAAGATCAAGTACTTCGGTTTCGACGACCTGAGCGAGAGTGATAGCGATGACGAGAGCTCTCATGCTAAAGACAAGAAGGCCAAGAAGGCGGCTGCAGCCTTAGCTGCTCTgagctccagtgtggacagCCCTCATACCAGTGACTCTCAGGACAGTCAGGCCAGCAGCAATACAGGTGAGCTGATTCTTAACTTGTAAAGACATGGTAACCTTAATACTCATAATTAAGAGTTAACTTCTGTGCAGTTTTGTTGATAATGTGATCAAGATATTTGTTTACTTGTTGTTTACTTAGCTTTTAAAACATGCACATTGTTTCAAAACCTGGGAGAGGTTGGATTTATTACAGTATAGTGACCAAACAAAAGATAAAACACATCATTCGGGTCCATTCACGAATTTGTGCTCGTTTCTAGCCATCAACAATGTGTTTTATCCAACAGATGCTTTTGACTTCTCCGATGACTCCAGTCCTGGCGGCGCTGAGGGGCAGAGAGGACGCTCAGGGAAGCCAGCTGACAAATCCAAGGACATTGGCAGTGGACCCAAAAAGATCTTCAGTGGTCCCAAAAAGGTATATGACAGAGTACGGCAGAAAtattgtctctctctgcctgcttTTACTCCAAACCAATTTTGTCATCTAACCTTTCTTCATAACCTTCCTCCTGGCCAGGGTTGGTCTCGGTTCTGACGCTGCTTAACTTTGAAAAGGAATTTCTTTTAACGTTATTGATGTTTAAATGGCATTTACATAAAAGTATACCCAGCTCATTTAAGACAGACTGAGATAATGGGAGAGAGGGGAGCACCAGAGGGAAACTGAGCAAAGGGGCAAACAGAAGCTTAACTGAAATCTACATTTATTCAGTTGCCATTTTATGGAGTAATTCTGTGATTCAGCAGTAATGTGTGCTAGAAGTTGCAGACTTGCAGAGGCTCTGAATTGAGATGCCCAGGGATTAACTTGTGACAGCAGTCTCGCATGAATGAGTTAAATGTGTGTCCAGTAGTACGCACCCTATGTTCTCTTCAGCATGAAGGGGCTTTGAATATTACCTCTTGGTCAGGGTCATATTTATCTGAACAACTCAGCTTTGATTTGTGGTGTTTTGTGCCCACATTTACTCTGTGAATCTAGATCATGTTTTGCAGTGGCTTTGGGTTATTTGTGGTCTGTCTTCTTaattctttgtgtttactgtttcTACATCATCGACAAAACTCCGTACTCCTATTGTCTTTGCAATATATAATTGAGTCACACAATGTGTCGTTttcagtaaaatgttttgtgcTGCTTTGGGACTGTTATGCTCCACGCTGGGGCTGCTGTTGTCTCAGTCTATCATCATGATTGCAGcatgcaatatttatgtgctcaGTCGTGCTAATTCACAGTAATAACGTAAGCTTTGTGCTAGAATGGTTTATGGAGATTAACATGCAAATATTTCTAcattgtctttgtttgtgtatgCGTGACAATGCTTTTGGCATTTTGAGCTTTGCGTGTGTGAATATTTTTGCAGTTATGGCAGTTATCCATCagtaaatgaatgaacaaatgtaACTGGTACACTGATATCATGTCAGGTATTATGCTTTGTTGCTCTCAAACTAAGTAACTAATTCTTAAATTCTTATTGGGTGCCAGTCCCCTGCTAAAGCTGTGTACAACGCCCGCCACTGGAACCAACCTGAGCCTGAAGAGGTGCCTGTGCCTCCGCTCCCTCGATCTCAAACTGCTCCGGTAAGATATTGCTGTTTTAGTGgttattgtgtgtgtgacttcatTGCTTTACtagcacaataaaaacaactgtcATTGAACTAAAAGTGTGAATTTGTAATCTTTTAAATTCTCATTTTAAACGTATGCATTCATTTTGCGCACAAAGCAGGCAAACAATATTACAGGATATTATGTTAAGCGAATGCTAATGACTAGCACCATTTGTTTACACAATTCCCCATTTCCTGCTGTCCAGACCCAGAATATTGTTTATTGGTCTCTTAGTGCTCAACAGTTTCATTTAATTGCTCTAATTAGTCTCTCTCTATTCACATAGTAATTTTCCCAGACAAGTGAACCTGGGTTCATTTGTATATTCTGTGTTGAATTCCCCCCATGGAAATAAGTGCTTGTACAGAGACAAGCTAATCAGACTCTGGCAACCGGgatttaaaagttgtttttaacTTTGCACTACCTCATCTGACATCTGTTAACAACACTTATTAAAGACTTGTGTGCTTAACAGACTGTTCAGCTGTGGTAAATCTTGCGGACACGTCGTTAAACAGATTTTGTTACTTTGGTATGAGCCCTGTTTCTCCGCCTCTTTTCTTCCTCAGGCCATTTTATCGAGCAGCAGCAAGGACAGCAACTCCCATAAAGATGATGGCTTGTTTAAAGCCCCTCCACCGCCGCCCAAAGTCATCAAGTCAGAGACCATCCCCACGCGACTCAACCAGGATATTGTCACTGCGCTCAAATGCAGGAAAGAGCACAAGGAGGTGAGTCTGGAGCACACTGAGATGTTTGAGATGTCTGCTGAGAAATAGAGGGGAGGAGGCACTGCTGTTTGCAGCTATAGGCTTATTTGTGCTCAGTTTTTACTACATTGTGTGCATGCTGCTATGAATTGAATTTCTCTTTTTTAGAATTCAGTCAAGCTGCCGTTACCCATTAAATGCAGGGTTTGCAGTAAAGGGATGGCATTCATTGATGCATGACAAGCTCACTAGGCCCGCCATGATAATAACGTTATTGACTTGTCGTCCGATACGTGGACATGACCGGGATCATTTTGCAGACCTCTTTTGCCTGTGGTGTTAACGTGCATGCCTATTTACATTAGGATGTCCTGAACATTTTGGCCAACATGATATTAGcataaacagcagggtttttcTGACCGCTATAAGACGCTATGTATTTCTTTATACCTTTGCCTACTTGTGCTGgtttgaaggggaaaaaaaacacacttcagtgACGACACAGCATAGCTTACAGGTAGCCTGCATCTGCACTTTTGGAATGGAAGCCGCATAGTCCTGATAGTTGTGAGCTTCCCAGCTGCTGGCAATGAGCCAGAAGTCTGTCGTATGTAGTTCTAACCTTCAACAACTTCATCCACCACTCTGTAAATCCATCAGCAAACCAGCAGGGTTATGGAGGTAAATGCAGTGTACCTGGAGCTTCGCTAAGTTTGTGTATTAGTCGCAAGCGTCATatcttagttttgttttttttttgttggccgGATTTCGTATTTAGTCTCAAACTGAATAATTTGGGGCTACTCATATAAAGGTACAATAATTGTATGCATGCATTCTTgcatatattgtatatattctTGTATATATTATGTGTTACTTTAGTATTTTttagaaatgtatttatattcTAATTCCAATGTCTGGATATTTGTAAGACTTAAAGGTCACTGTCACTGGAAAGGGTGTATTTGCATTATTATGCTATTATATTCTAATCATCAGTGGCATTAAATGGTCACACAGTGGCTATAATGATATTGTTTGTCTCAGttatttctgggacaatatGTTGTCCAACAAAAATAGTTATTGTGACTGGCCTAAAGCTCACTTTTGTTTATTAGAACCTCTGTGTGGATTGGAGGTAACAATGAGGAATGTAGCTGTTAATTTAAACTCCCCTACAGCCTCGTGTCATTTACAGATGGCCCTTCTGGCCCCAGATCAGGCTGTTAGTCACAGATCCCCTGAGGTAAAAATGGCTTCGGCTAAGCTGTCACTACACACTGGTGTTATCTTAAACCTGGGTCCTCCTTCCTGTGTCGTGCTGAGTGCACACACAGCATGACTGTTGATATGGGTAAACATACCGAGCTAACTGCTGATCAGGCCCTAACTCTACATGCTGAGCTTTTATTGATGAGGGGTATTAGCGCAGTCAGCTATTGCTGGTAATGGAACCAAGAGAGAGTGGTTTAACAATAAGCGCTCAGctctcactgtgtttgtgttcgtGTGAGTTGATTGTGACTCTGGACAGATGCACTGCTTCCCAATTAGCTGTAATTAACCCCATTCCCCTTCCACCAGCTGTACACGGTGGTGCAGCATGTGAAGCACTTCAATGATGTCGTGGAGTTCGGAGAGAATCAGGAGTTCACAGATGATTTTGAG contains:
- the wapla gene encoding wings apart-like protein homolog; translated protein: MTSRFGKTYNRKGGEANSKFDEVFSNKKPTLTTKWGETTYKAQLGGKRPVLKPDVSELSKRPRLEDSDSDEDPFGFDSDDELKTEASHSVSPSTVNEGAVAKTAAVQGGGTATVVTSAPASASSTATFTTKQTSEEMAVKNNQSWYKSTSDSDQKPACKPSLSNTAPSNNQNFSVPQKPIFSSPNIATSLKLSTDAPGGSRDFQTSSSYDGLPSEEMTSTDLEPPTEPPPEPVDNIPPSPFTLRASNCKKYVRPSRSNKTSSEPAENDSNKPTETVSAQDKPNSVLSASASSTAANAKPAAKPAGRGGGRVRDYTVLHPSCLSVCNVTIQDSIERSIDELVTPAAPADLGEAGQMKKKSDAPPPKPTRFRPTQTKTKKTKTETKLEFFGFEDKEDQGDEEGQEAGMAGKSSYKIKYFGFDDLSESDSDDESSHAKDKKAKKAAAALAALSSSVDSPHTSDSQDSQASSNTDAFDFSDDSSPGGAEGQRGRSGKPADKSKDIGSGPKKIFSGPKKSPAKAVYNARHWNQPEPEEVPVPPLPRSQTAPAILSSSSKDSNSHKDDGLFKAPPPPPKVIKSETIPTRLNQDIVTALKCRKEHKELYTVVQHVKHFNDVVEFGENQEFTDDFEYLETGLKSSQPLNTRCLSIISLATKCAMPSFRMHLRARGKVAQVFKMLSDAPQHPNLALCTAALMYILSRDRLNMDLDRACLELMIKLLELDQDYSAHQDQLTAKEVEKVKEKIRKLCETVHNKHLDLENITTGHLAMETLLSLTSKRAGDWFKEELRLLGGLDHIVDKVKECVQNLSQEDDKENLVASLWGAERCLRVLESVTVQNPENQGYLIAYKDSQLIVSSARALRYCEDMIQRYSRALNNSSLSLSGATLPHCSFSNVGKAVEDCMRAIIGVLLNLTHDNEWGSTKTGEQEQLTLTALNCVLRVPRYIPQEQRFDVRVLGLGLLINLVEYSSRNRHCLVEMEYKVEDTCLEDSLMQPADPTQSDTVAASAPPSTAETQEDGAVKPKPSGALAALVQLFLERERAAILAEAKTDDLISEAPKPALDQSGEWQETSGEIQWVAAETNDSQTEKKENEKKEEEDEELDLNKALQHAGKHMEDSIVASYTALLLGCLCQGSQINVTTVRKHLPKGDFSIMTEMLKKFLSFMNLTCAMGTTGQKSISRVIDYLEHC